The following proteins come from a genomic window of Macadamia integrifolia cultivar HAES 741 chromosome 14, SCU_Mint_v3, whole genome shotgun sequence:
- the LOC122061688 gene encoding uncharacterized protein LOC122061688 has translation MDHPEFLDLINVTWSINVSGSPTYILAQKLKALKHAIRSWLLEAFSNLNHEVAIAKSGLDDIQRCLEEEAHSEQLVNLEADAKTKYWNAIDNHEKLWVQKSRIRWLKDGDRCSRFFHVMAKVKRARNSIRSIITENGSEVSDLDQLGSYLSDFYENFHKKVDLEYHPHIFNCIPNILQDHDWLMLDAIPSDDEIKKAVWDLDPDSSPGLDGFSGSFFRRCWMIINLDVCRVVKGFFSSGILPYGIYANFLLLIPKVLGSFKKFMAITGVFEAEVEGLMEGLMCAKDMNVIQLRVESDSSAVVTMVHQRKIPWYALQQWMHL, from the coding sequence ATGGACCACCCTGAATTCTTAGATTTGATTAATGTAACATGGAGCATTAATGTCTCTGGATCCCCAACTTACATCTTGGCTCAGAAATTGAAGGCCCTGAAGCATGCCATTCGATCTTGGTTGCTGGAAGCTTTTTCCAATCTGAATCATGAGGTGGCAATTGCAAAATCAGGGTTAGACGACATTCAAAGGTGTCTCGAGGAGGAGGCCCATTCTGAGCAGCTGGTCAATTTGGAAGCTGATGCCAAGACCAAATATTGGAATGCAATTGATAACCACGAGAAATTATGGgttcaaaaatcaagaattaggTGGTTGAAGGATGGGGATAGATGTTCAAGGTTTTTCCATGTCATGGCTAAAGTCAAGAGAGCTAGAAATTCCATCAGAAGCATTATCACTGAGAATGGATCTGAAGTCAGTGACTTGGATCAATTGGGGTCTTACTTGTCTGATTTCTACGAGAATTTTCACAAGAAAGTGGACCTCGAATatcatcctcatatttttaatTGTATCCCCAACATTCTTCAGGACCATGATTGGCTTATGCTTGATGCTATTCCATCTGATGATGAGATTAAAAAAGCGGTGTGGGACCTGGATCCCGATAGCTCCCCAGGGCTAGACGGGTTTTCGGGATCTTTCTTCAGGAGGTGTTGGATGATCATCAATCTCGACGTTTGCAGAGTAGTTAAGGGATTTTTCTCTTCTGGTATTCTCCCTTATGGAATTTATGCtaattttttactgttaattCCTAAGGTGTTGGGTTCATTCAAAAAATTCATGGCTATTACTGGTGTCTTCGAAGCAGAGGTGGAGGGTCTAATGGAGGGTTTGATGTGTGCTAAGGACATGAATGTTATTCAACTTCGGGTGGAATCAGACTCTAGTGCGGTGGTGACCATGGTTCATCAAAGGAAAATTCCGTGGTATGCTCTCCAGCAATGGATGCATCTCTAG